In the genome of Euzebyales bacterium, one region contains:
- a CDS encoding alpha/beta fold hydrolase → MSIYRSTAGRDAIRAFAVDALDRWDVDHSRDHMASTLGPTHIVTAGDGDPLVLLAGTNFCAATSLELIGMLVATHRVLAIDLPGQPGLSHDERPRRPRDAYGSWLADLLPRITDAPAVLVGHSLGARVVLQAVAAGAPAAGMLLIDPAGLIRLRVTPRVMAPTLPWLRRPDADTSEVLLRMMMAPGHGPPPSLTTWMSLVGRHVRTSLAPAPVPASTRRRTAGTPCVVVAGRHDAFLPTGPLSRAVARMLPGVPFHLVSDAGHLLPHERPDAVVALVHDDFAVPGRRHDDP, encoded by the coding sequence ACGCGATCCGCGCCTTCGCCGTCGACGCCCTGGACCGCTGGGACGTGGACCACTCCCGCGACCACATGGCCAGCACCCTCGGTCCGACCCACATCGTCACAGCCGGCGACGGCGATCCGCTCGTGCTGCTGGCCGGCACGAACTTCTGCGCCGCTACCTCGCTCGAGCTCATCGGGATGCTTGTCGCGACCCACCGCGTCCTTGCGATCGACCTGCCGGGTCAGCCTGGCCTCAGCCATGACGAGCGGCCACGACGGCCGCGGGACGCCTATGGCAGCTGGCTGGCCGACCTCCTCCCCAGGATCACCGACGCGCCGGCCGTGCTCGTTGGACACTCGCTGGGGGCGCGCGTCGTGCTGCAGGCCGTCGCCGCCGGTGCCCCCGCCGCGGGGATGCTGCTGATCGACCCGGCGGGACTGATCCGGCTGCGTGTCACACCTCGGGTGATGGCGCCGACCCTGCCGTGGCTCCGCCGTCCGGATGCCGACACGTCGGAGGTGCTGCTGCGGATGATGATGGCGCCCGGCCACGGCCCGCCACCGTCGCTGACGACGTGGATGAGCCTCGTCGGCCGCCATGTCAGGACGTCACTGGCGCCCGCCCCCGTCCCGGCGTCGACACGTCGCCGTACGGCCGGCACGCCATGCGTGGTCGTTGCGGGCCGCCACGACGCGTTCCTCCCAACGGGTCCGCTGTCCCGCGCCGTCGCGCGGATGCTCCCCGGCGTACCGTTCCACCTGGTCTCCGACGCGGGCCACCTGCTTCCCCACGAGCGTCCAGACGCCGTCGTCGCTCTCGTACACGACGACTTCGCCGTGCCCGGCCGCCGGCACGACGACCCCTGA